In Phragmitibacter flavus, one DNA window encodes the following:
- a CDS encoding redoxin domain-containing protein: MTLSLNSSALVLVCALTFAGFSASVRGQGEPAQKAAFQCLSALAWQKEQQFQQPVNDKEAFRSGPFQRLTLSQPGVVSDFNLPWVSSVREKEEIGARMIAGLRSLHALDDEDAESWFRDVVVLDPQCASGWLGLAMANEKSPMRAQYFLGKAAEIKSAGAGEKRWIAAYQGFFDAAAGGDIVQRLNGLSATLQRMATQHPEDRCAEVFAMRYRLLASHLSGLPVVDGDEWESMMEQWLSAKGGGDLVGYGVLLWLSTNPVRASEWVKSHANRFDCPTLWRLAAQAFLGAGDLTKAKAYLTSVLREGSNDFLKDRFVEDDREQLRFSTAATLAWTSYHLGEFEEALAVAERLVTVPRKPAFTNLMAIDDAPASPYLEAHRLKVQLLAALGEWDKLAKFVEGGESDDAGLLAQVYRRYWAVIANAGGGERERATEQRKQLAAMVAQLGQTSYLNQYAELTTKMERGADAFMQLAGGRLSPFLSQISDVPVAAMVPLLVKAKAKEVALAKLDSAMQSQPGSVPLTRLAKELRDGVNGEKHVAIPKGASDEVERDWAKAPDLELPDKSGTLYTLSQFRGKPVLVIFFLGQGCAHCVEQLQKFKPQIPAFEKEGIRVVGIGTDSVEKLAEGLGKGPELNPDLPYLLLADPKMDAFKKWRCYDEFAVEPLHGTFLMDGDGRILWSDISHDPYVHAEFLVGECRRLLALPR, translated from the coding sequence ATGACCTTGTCGTTGAATAGTTCGGCCTTGGTCTTGGTTTGCGCGCTGACCTTTGCGGGGTTTTCGGCAAGTGTTCGGGGGCAGGGCGAGCCGGCGCAGAAGGCTGCCTTTCAATGTCTTTCGGCATTGGCCTGGCAAAAAGAGCAACAGTTTCAACAACCGGTTAATGACAAGGAGGCTTTTCGCAGTGGACCGTTTCAGCGGCTGACGTTGAGCCAGCCCGGGGTTGTTTCAGACTTCAATCTTCCGTGGGTTTCTTCAGTCAGGGAAAAGGAGGAGATAGGTGCGCGGATGATTGCGGGCTTGCGGAGTCTGCATGCCTTGGATGATGAGGATGCGGAGAGCTGGTTCCGGGACGTTGTGGTGTTGGATCCGCAATGCGCCTCCGGCTGGTTGGGGCTTGCCATGGCAAATGAAAAGTCACCGATGCGGGCTCAATATTTTCTTGGCAAAGCCGCCGAGATCAAGAGTGCAGGAGCAGGGGAAAAACGATGGATCGCGGCCTACCAGGGCTTTTTTGATGCGGCGGCGGGTGGTGATATTGTGCAGCGGCTGAATGGTTTGAGCGCTACGCTTCAGAGGATGGCGACGCAGCATCCTGAGGATCGATGTGCAGAGGTGTTTGCGATGCGTTACCGGCTTCTGGCTTCGCACCTATCGGGTCTGCCGGTGGTGGATGGAGATGAATGGGAGTCGATGATGGAACAATGGTTGTCTGCAAAAGGCGGGGGCGATCTGGTGGGGTATGGCGTCTTGCTGTGGTTGAGCACTAATCCGGTCCGCGCGAGTGAATGGGTGAAGTCGCATGCAAATCGATTTGATTGCCCCACCCTTTGGCGGCTCGCGGCGCAGGCATTTCTTGGAGCGGGAGATTTGACGAAGGCGAAAGCGTATCTGACGAGCGTTTTGCGCGAGGGGAGCAATGACTTTTTGAAGGACCGGTTTGTGGAGGATGATCGCGAACAGCTGCGCTTCAGCACTGCGGCAACGCTTGCCTGGACCAGTTATCATCTGGGCGAGTTTGAGGAGGCGCTTGCGGTGGCTGAACGATTGGTGACGGTTCCCCGGAAACCTGCATTTACGAACTTGATGGCGATTGATGATGCGCCAGCAAGTCCGTATTTGGAGGCACATCGATTGAAGGTTCAGCTCCTGGCGGCTTTGGGGGAATGGGATAAGTTGGCCAAATTTGTCGAGGGCGGCGAGTCGGATGACGCGGGTCTTTTGGCACAGGTTTATCGTCGATATTGGGCGGTTATTGCCAATGCGGGGGGAGGCGAGAGGGAGCGCGCGACGGAACAGCGGAAGCAGTTGGCAGCAATGGTCGCGCAACTTGGCCAAACTTCCTATCTCAATCAATATGCCGAGTTGACGACCAAAATGGAGCGTGGCGCGGATGCCTTCATGCAGCTGGCGGGTGGGAGGCTGAGTCCATTTTTGAGTCAGATCTCCGATGTGCCTGTGGCAGCCATGGTGCCTTTGTTGGTGAAGGCGAAGGCCAAAGAAGTGGCGCTGGCCAAGCTGGACTCTGCCATGCAATCCCAGCCTGGCTCCGTGCCGCTCACGAGGCTGGCAAAGGAGCTGCGCGATGGGGTCAACGGCGAGAAGCATGTGGCGATTCCAAAGGGAGCTTCTGACGAGGTTGAAAGGGATTGGGCCAAAGCTCCCGATCTAGAGCTTCCCGACAAAAGCGGCACCTTGTATACATTGAGCCAGTTCAGGGGTAAACCGGTGCTGGTCATTTTTTTCCTTGGACAGGGTTGTGCGCATTGCGTGGAACAGTTGCAGAAGTTCAAGCCGCAGATTCCGGCGTTCGAAAAAGAGGGCATTCGGGTGGTTGGGATCGGAACCGATTCCGTTGAGAAGCTTGCCGAGGGATTGGGCAAAGGACCGGAGTTAAATCCCGATCTTCCCTATTTGTTGTTGGCCGATCCGAAGATGGATGCTTTCAAAAAATGGCGCTGTTATGATGAGTTCGCCGTAGAGCCACTTCACGGAACTTTCTTGATGGATGGAGACGGGCGGATCTTGTGGAGTGACATCAGCCACGATCCGTATGTGCACGCAGAGTTTCTGGTGGGGGAGTGTCGTCGTTTGCTGGCATTGCCGCGTTAG